The Vitis riparia cultivar Riparia Gloire de Montpellier isolate 1030 chromosome 10, EGFV_Vit.rip_1.0, whole genome shotgun sequence genome includes a region encoding these proteins:
- the LOC117924058 gene encoding uncharacterized protein LOC117924058 — MEKSKNPCCIAVVLLLVVGYVSGVLDSWEEAGYVSGVGDPGMKRDGLRLAIESWNQCNEVGDETPNMGSPRAADCFDVYKSAQLLNTQKKCSVCNAIPYLLVHRVTEEDNKLGVGQPFLGVQPQPGTNVDLYAAKKEIYLGSKCQVEDTPKPWQFWMIMLKSGNMDTYAAKCPKNGHKVGPYGPDDRFPCFGEGCMNHPLIYHNYTTLRGSTMKGRFYGSWDLDADLSKGMVGNISYHSVTWEKQLGEGSWVFHHVLRTSTKYPWLMLYLRSDATTGFSGGYHYPTRGMSKIIPESPYFKVTFTLNVIQGGGPSSQFYLMDIGSCWKNNGQPCDGNVTSDVTRYSEMIINPNKSALCRPDNLNVCPPYHTFPNGTRVHRNDTARYPYAAYYFYCSPGNGQHLEEPYHLCDPFSNPQPQELLQILPHPVWGDYGYPTKQGEGWIGDSRTWELDVGRLSQSLYFYQDSGTPPARRLWMSVDLGTEIYKDADQIAEWTVSDFDILVPANPK; from the exons ATGGAGAAAAGCAAGAATCCTTGTTGCATAGCTGTTGTTCTCCTTCTGGTAGTGGGTTATGTTTCTGGGGTGTTGGATTCATGGGAAGAAGCAGGTTATGTGTCTGGGGTAGGAGATCCGGGGATGAAAAGAGATGGGCTGAGGTTGGCGATAGAGTCCTGGAATCAGTGTAATGAAGTTGGTGATGAGACTCCTAACATGGGCAGCCCTAGAGCTGCTGATTGCTTCGATGTATATAAATCTGCGCAACTGCTGAATA CACAGAAGAAGTGCTCAGTCTGCAATGCCATACCATACTTGTTAGTCCACAGAGTCACAGAGGAAGACAACAAGCTAGGAGTGGGACAACCTTTTCTTGGAGTGCAACCACAGCCTGGTACCAATGTAGACCTTTACGcagcaaaaaaagaaatttatttgggTTCTAAATGCCAAGTTGAAGACACCCCAAAACCATGGCAGTTCTGGATGATCATGCTTAAGAGTGGGAACATGGACACTTATGCTGCCAAGTGCCCTAAAAATGGCCATAAAGTAGGACCCTATGGCCCAGATGATCGGTTCCCTTGTTTTGGCGAAGGATGCATGAACCATCCACTGATTTACCACAATTACACCACCCTGAGAGGGTCTACCATGAAGGGAAGATTTTACGGGTCATGGGACTTGGATGCTGATTTGAGTAAAGGAATGGTGGGCAACATCTCTTACCACTCTGTGACTTGGGAGAAGCAACTTGGGGAGGGAAGTTGGGTTTTCCACCATGTCTTGAGAACTTCAACAAAGTATCCATGGCTAATGCTTTACTTGAGATCCGATGCCACCACTGGATTCTCTGGTGGTTACCATTACCCTACGAGAGGCATGTCAAAAATT ATTCCAGAATCACCATATTTTAAAGTGACGTTCACCTTGAATGTGATTCAAGGTGGTGGTCCAAGCAGCCAATTCTACTTAATGGACATAGGAAGCTGCTGGAAGAACAATGGCCAGCCTTGCGATGGCAATGTAACATCAGATGTAACTCGATACAGTGAAATGATAATAAATCCTAACAAAAGTGCATTGTGCCGTCCAGACAACCTAAATGTATGCCCACCCTACCACACATTCCCTAATGGGACGCGGGTCCATCGCAATGACACCGCTCGCTACCCTTACGCAGCCTATTATTTCTATTGCTCTCCTGGGAACGGACAGCACCTTGAAGAGCCTTATCATCTGTGTGACCCATTCAGCAACCCTCAGCCTCAAGAGTTATTGCAAATTCTGCCACACCCCGTTTGGGGTGACTATGGCTACCCTACCAAACAAGGGGAGGGCTGGATTGGAGATTCCAGGACATGGGAACTTGATGTGGGAAGGTTGTCCCAGTCACTTTACTTTTACCAG GATTCAGGGACCCCACCAGCTCGAAGGCTATGGATGTCTGTTGATCTGGGGACTGAAATTTACAAAGATGCTGATCAGATTGCTGAATGGACAGTCAGCGACTTTGACATCTTGGTGCCAGCCAACCCGAAGTGA
- the LOC117924089 gene encoding transcription repressor OFP5, with protein MKWGRKKPSSPSSSSRASSMSRVFPVSWFSKFKLMGGSSRPQPERAKPKGRKNSPSRSSWQHASCGDGRFYGGGDDGFWRLSFGEEDDVMKRRDRCILRSVLYESDDEVELPLSSCRSCRSSSTKVGERGESQKFSDMVSDERKMRELHGDVEISLGNGARKGEKGRQETKFKTPRQETVKERRSRKANGRVLKEKWSEFENELDAAKKSTKSVEKHSLKPEPVSRIQTKGDHSKLTTSHPRKHRHATSMNLRSSNLGTIEEDCTFASLNLEEPDAPSKEEKRKLKEMDIKELMSKSENQRKSIHLSRELQSRTKQRSKIRVHSPRTPSKVEICKIKALEDMKAKMKMKKKIEERILGGRTQIESFAVVKSSLDPQKDFRDSMIEMIMEKGISQPEELEELLACYLTLNSDEYHDLIIKVFRQVWFGLNRAYFDPELQNEHCYE; from the coding sequence ATGAAGTGGGGAAGAAAGAAACCTTCTTCTCCTTCCTCCTCGTCCCGGGCTTCTTCCATGTCTCGTGTCTTTCCTGTTTCCTGGTTTTCTAAGTTTAAGCTAATGGGGGGCAGTTCTAGGCCTCAACCCGAAAGAGCGAAGCCAAAAGGGAGGAAGAATTCGCCTTCTAGGAGTTCATGGCAGCATGCTAGTTGTGGAGACGGTAGATTCTATGGcggaggagatgatggcttttGGAGATTATCGTTTGGAGAGGAGGATGATGTCATGAAAAGGAGAGATAGATGTATTTTGAGGTCTGTTCTGTATGAGTCGGATGATGAGGTTGAACTTCCATTGTCAAGTTGCAGAAGCTGCAGATCCAGTTCTACAAAAGTGGGGGAAAGAGGGGAGTCCCAGAAGTTCAGTGACATGGTGTCCGATgaaagaaagatgagagaatTGCATGGAGACGTAGAGATTTCGCTGGGGAATGGTGCACGTAAAGGAGAAAAAGGAAGGCAGGAAACAAAATTCAAGACACCCAGGCAGGAAACTGTGAAAGAGCGGAGATCACGAAAAGCTAACGGAAGGGTTTTGAAAGAGAAGTGGTCAGAATTTGAGAATGAATTAGATGCAGCAaagaaatcaacaaaatcagTAGAAAAGCATAGCTTGAAACCAGAACCAGTAAGTAGAATTCAAACTAAAGGAGACCATAGCAAGTTAACAACCTCTCATCCAAGGAAACATCGCCATGCCACTTCCATGAATTTAAGAAGTTCGAATCTAGGAACAATTGAAGAAGATTGTACATTTGCTTCTCTTAATTTGGAAGAACCTGATGCACCtagtaaagaagaaaaaagaaaattgaaagaaatggaCATCAAGGAACTAATGTCAAAGAGTGAGAACCAGAGAAAATCCATTCATCTAAGCAGGGAATTGCAGAGCAGAACAAAACAGAGGAGCAAAATCAGAGTTCACTCACCAAGAACACCTTCCAAGGTGGAAATTTGCAAAATAAAAGCCCTGGAAGACATGAAGGccaaaatgaagatgaagaagaagattgaGGAGAGAATTCTTGGAGGAAGAACACAAATAGAAAGCTTTGCTGTTGTAAAAAGCTCCCTTGACCCACAGAAGGACTTCAGAGATTCGATGATTGAAATGATCATGGAGAAAGGGATTAGCCAGCCAGAAGAACTCGAGGAACTCTTGGCTTGTTATCTGACATTGAACTCAGAT